In the genome of Brachyspira sp. SAP_772, the window AACCTCAGCATAAACTTTATTTACAACCCCAGTTCCTAATATTATCTGATACTGTCCAGAATTAAAAAATACTCCCTTAACACCATCTATCTTTTGAACATCAGAATCTTTTATGCTCTCTCTGTCTTTTACTATTAATCTTAATCTAGTAGCACAGAAAGCAGCAGATATGATGTTTTCTTTATTTACTACTCTAATAATTTCTTCAGCGGTTTTTTTATAATTWATAGCCATAATAAAAATCCTAATATATATGTAATCGGTTACATATTATTTTATCATATTTTWATATACTGTCAACTATAATTAAAAAAAATTTACAAAAAATAAAGTTGCATATTTGATTTTTAATATAAAAGATATATACTCTCTAAAAATACAGAATAA includes:
- a CDS encoding glucose PTS transporter subunit EIIB yields the protein MAINYKKTAEEIIRVVNKENIISAAFCATRLRLIVKDRESIKDSDVQKIDGVKGVFFNSGQYQIILGTGVVNKVYAEV